The DNA segment TGAGGTTGGTTTATCTTACAGTCGCCGGATTGACCGTCCGGATTACGGATCCTTAAATCCTTTTGTCTATTATGTTGATTTGTATTCCTTCAGACAGGGAAATCCATTTTTGAAACCTCAGTATACCAATTCCTTTGAGTTTTCTTATTCCTTTAAAAAGAGCTTAAATGTGACTTTCGGATATAGCCATACCAATGATGTGATGACGGAAGTTCTGCTAACGGATACCACTAAAAAGACGATTTTTATTTCCGTTCAGAACCTGGCCAAACAGGATTCCTATAACATGAACATGAGTTATCCGGTACAGATTACGAAATGGTGGAGCAGTAATAACAACCTGACAGTCTATTATAACAAATTCCAAACCCCTGATCTGCTGGGTCTTCCTTATAAAAGCGGAAGAACTGCATTTAACCTGAATACCAGTCAGACGATCAGCTTGAACTCCACCACCAAATTTGAATGGTCGGGTTATTACCAATCGAAACAGGTTTATGGAACTTTGTTGCTTGCGCCTCAGTATGGAATCGACCTTGGTGCAAGCAAGTCATTTATGGACAATAAATTGAATATCAAGTTTGCTGCTAATGATATCTTTAAATTGCAGAAAAGCCAGATTACCAGCGCTATTCCTTCACAAAACTACATAGTTAATGAAAGATGGGAGAGTCAGGTGTTCCGTTTAACCTGTACTTATCGATTTGGAAGTAAAGATATTAAAGGTGCCCGTCAGCGCTCAAGCAGTTCTGAAGCAGAAGGAAAACGTGTAAAATCCGGAAGGTAGAGGCGGAGAGAAGGTCAGAAGATTACTTTTGATAAAAAAAAACGGTTTAGCATAAGGATTTATGATAAAGTATTGCTATTTTAGGATATAAAAATATCATTCCAATGCGTTCAATTCTAGCCTTTGCAATTCTGTCTTTTTCGACCCTTTCCGTTTACAGTCAGCAGTCCTGGAAACCGGCTAAAAGTTCCGGCAATCCGGTTTTTCCGGGTTGGTATGCTGATCCAGAAGGGGCGGTATTCGATCAGACCTACTGGATTTATCCAACCTTTTCTGACCGGTACGAAAAGCAGGTTTTTCTGGATGCTTTTTCTTCCAAGGACCTGCTGAGCTGGAAGAAACATCCGGGAATATTGGATACCGCAGGATTTAAATGGGCAAAGAAAGCTGTTTGGGCGCCTTCGATCATAAAAAAAGACAAAAAATACTACCTGTTGTTTGGGGCAAATGACATTCAAAGCGATCAGGAAATCGGAGGAATTGGTGTAGGTGTAGCAGATCGGCCTGAAGGACCTTTCAAAGATCACCTGGGAAAGCCATTGGTAGATAAATTTTATAATGGTGCCCAGCCCATCGATCAGTTTGTTTTTAAGGATAAAGACGGACAGCATTACCTGATTTACGGAGGCTGGAAACATTGCAACATCGCAAAGCTTAACCAGGATTTCTCGGGATTTATTCCCTTTCCTGACGGCACCGTTTTTAAAGAAATTACTCCGGACAATTATGTAGAAGGTCCCTATATGTTTATGAGGAATGGCAAATACTATTTCATGTGGTCTGAAGGAGGCTGGACGGGCCCTGATTATTCTGTCGCCTATGCCATTTCTGATTCCCCACTAGGTCCATTTAAAAGAATTGGTAAAGTGCTGCAGCAAGATCCTAAAATCGCTACCGGTGCAGGACACCATTCTGTAATCAAACACCCTCAGAAAAATGATTACTACATGGTTTACCATAGAAGGCCTCTTGGGGAAACAGACGGAAATCATCGGGTTACTTGTATCGACCGGATGGAATTTGATGCGAATGGATACATTAAGCCTGTCAAAATTACCTTTGAAGGTGTAAAAGCCAACCCCATAAAATAAATTAAAAAATATTTCTTGTCGTGTAACCGTATTGCCTTGATTTTTAAATCAGGACTGTCCCTTTCCTGAGGACTGCTTTAGGGTGCTTTTTACAAAATCAGATTCGTGGTTAAAGCGTATCGATTGTTTTGTAACTAATTGTTTTACAGTTATTTGTGTTTGTTTTTTAAACTAAAACTATGTTAAATTTACTTAACCAGATGTTTTTATTTATCAACCAAATCATAAACCCTAAAAACGAAGCAATGAAAAATCCAACCAAACAATTTCAATTTACTGCAGGCATTTTACTGTTGGCCGTATTGGCGGTCACTTCCTGTAAGAAGGATACTAAAGGGATAGCAGAAAATCAGGAACAGATCAGTGTCAACCAGAAAAGCGCAGCACTTAGTGCAGCCGCAGTTTCGCCTTCGCTTAACCTGACCTGGGAAAACCGAACCAATGGATCTACCTATACTTCTTCACAAGCTTCCTCCGACTTTGGGAATGTTTCCGGCTGGCAGGAGTCCCGGGCCTTCATTACTAATGGTAAAGATGGAACCAATGGACTGAGAGTTACTTTACTGCCTAATCAACTCTCTGGTGCCGGTGGGATGGTCACGAATGTTGACATCACTGATGGCAGCGCCTATGAACTGGATTTCGATGTGAAATTTCACAGTCAGTTTAACTTCAGCAGGGGAGGGAAAATCGGATTCGGATTTTCCGTTGGTGAGGGAAACACAGGAGGAGATCCAGGCTGGGATGGCAATGGTGGTAGTTTAAGGTTAATGTGGTATTCTCCAGATAGCAATCCAAACCGGGTGTTTTTTCAACCCTATGTGTATCATAAAGATCAGCCAACAGAATATGGGGATACCTATACTCAACGTTTTCCTGCATCGGGAGCACTTCAGAAGGGAGTATGGTATCATGTTCACATGTACATCAAGAGCAATACCGGATCCAGCACCAATGGTCGTGCACAGATCATCATTAACGGCACAACAATTCTGGACACGGATATCCGCTGGACTACCAACGACAGCAAAAGGCTGATCAATAACCTGACCTTCCATACTTTCAGGGGAGGAAGTCAGGATTACTGGAAAACCAGCACAACGGATTATATCTACTATGACAATTTAGCGGTCAATAAGATCAATTAATACTCCATAATGTAGTTCTTCTCTGTGAAGAAATTTTCAAAAAACCGTTGTTCTTTTCATCCCCGAATCTTTGCTGAAGGGCAAATATTCGAATGTCTTCAAAGCGACAACGGTTTTTTTGAAATCCTGCATGCAATCATCACCTGAAATTCTGTACATAATGAGATTTAAGCTTTTACCTGGTTTAAATTCAGAAGAGAGCCAGCGTGTTTTTCCGGTAATTTTATATTCTGTTTTTAAAATGATTGTAATAAAATTTATTTACATGTAACTATTTGATTCACAGTGTAAATAAATTGATTTTTTAACCAAAACATTGTTACTTAAATAAGTGCCGAAGGCTTGTTTTTTTCTAATCTTTGTATTTAAATTAGAATCAACAATTTAACTTGGTATGAATGCATTAACAATCTCAACAAAATTAATCTGTCTATTCCTGATGATAATTTTAAGTATATCGTCCTGTAAGAAAGACCGAAAATCAGAAGCTTTACCTAAGCTTAAATCCATCAGTTTTAACAATGATGGTATAAATCAGGAGAGGGTAGAATTCTTTTATGATAAGGATGGAAATCTGGAAACATCCAGACAGTATTTGAATCAGGTCCCTGAACATTATTTCAGTTATAAGTATGCCGATCGTGTATTGACCCAGATCTTGCACTATGAAGGTGCCGCTGCGGTGGATGCCAACCTTGTTGCAACGATCAGCCCAAACTACACCAATAGAAAACTTTCTAAGATTTTCATTCAACCGGTAGATAGGCGGTCAGATTTGCCTGTTACCGACTACCAGTTTGATAATGGAAGTCTTCATACCTATTCTTATTTTAATGACCAGATTGATTTCAAAAATCTTTATAGTGAATATAGAAATAGATGGACACCTGCGGATGGTGGTGGTGCTCCGGGGAATTCAAAAATGCCGGTATTGGAGTATAAGTATGATAGTAATCCAAATCCTTTGTACGGCTTATTATGGATTCATCCGGTTCTTTTGAGTGGAACTCAGACTTATAATTATGAATTTGATGCTAAAGCTTATTTTGATCCAAATAACAAAATAAAACAAGTGTTAACCTATGAGGGAAACCCGGTGTCATGGAATTCCATCAGCTATCAGTATTCGGCAAACGGCCTGCCTGAGAAAAGTGTGAGTACTTTTAGCGTCAGCAATTATAAAAAAGAAATCACCTACGAATACTGGTAATTTAGTGTTACATTTTTCTGAGGGAGGGTTCTCCTTTGTGAAGAAATTTTCAAAAACCGTTGTTCTTTTCATCCCCGAATCTTTGCTGAAGGGCAAATACTCGAATGTCTTCAAAGGGACAACGGTTTTTTTGCAATCCTGCATGCAATCATCACATGGAATTTTGCCAGTAATTTTCCTAAAAAGCCCTCTCTGGTACTTAATTCAGGTAATTTTTCTTCAAAAAAAAGATGCGTTCCAGGAAAAGGCCTAGAAAATTTCGGGCTTCTTCAGCCCGAAAGATTTCAGCCTTTGAATGGTAATGCTTCTTTTTTTTTAACAAAGTTTTTATTTTTCAGCACAAATAGGAATATTTCTCCAGTCATCTGACAGAAGTTTTGTCTCCTATTTAAGCTTTGCGTTAATTACTTATTAAATTATCGCTTATTTTTCTTGTTCCTCATCTCTTTGAGCTTGTTCTTTTTGTTCATTTTTAACGATTTTATGGCTCTCCGTTATTATAGTAGTAGTTTTGCGCTTATAAAAGCGTAGGATTATTGCTTTTCATCGTGTTTTTGGAATCCCTATTGAAAAAATAACCAAAAACCGATGATTTTCTTGATATAGAGCTACTTTGAATAAAAATCAAGGTGTTTTCTGATTAAAAATCCTGTTTCTATAGGCTATTGTTTTCAATATCTATGGAATTGCTCGAAAGTTGAATCCCTAATCATCCCCTCAACCTATATGAAAACTCCCTTAATTATTGGAATAACTCCATTTGAAAGGCCCGATGTAAATCTCGCACTCTCTTTATCAAATGCAAAGGCTTTTCCTGTACTCCATCTCGGCAGAGATAAAGACAGGGCTGGCGAAGCACTTGAACAGTTAACAAAAAAATCCTCCATGGAATTTGGCGTTTGCCTTGTTTCGGAAGAGTTGAATGACATCATTTTGCCTGATCAGGTAACGATGGTGATTTTGCCCTATGGCATGAAAAGGACAAGGTCGAAGCAGGTAAAGCTGTTTTACCAGGTTCATGATGTCCACGAAGCACGGAAAGCGCAGGCTGAAGGTGCGGATGGGATAATTATAAAAGGCAATGAAGGTGCCGGAAAAGTAGGCTACGAGTCTTCGTACGTCCTCTTTCAGCGCATTGTTAAAGAAATAAAAAATATACACCTCTATGTTCAGGGAGGTGTAGGTATCCATACTGCTGCTGCTTTAATCGCCTCTGGTGCAAAAGGAGTGGTGCTGGATAGTCAGCTGGCCTTGTTTCCGGAAAGTACAGTTCCAAAAGACATCAAGCAGGTTTGCGAAAAACTCAGCGGAAATGAAACCCGCCTGATTGGTGATTTTCGTGTGCTCGTAAGGCCAAATTCTCCTCCATTAGATAATGATGCGCATGCTAAAGACCTGGAAAAGTATTTCGGGGATTTTGACCTGGAAAAGAGTTTCTTGCCTATGGGTCAGGATATTGCCCTGGCCATAGATCTGGAAGCACGTTATCGAAAACTGGCTAGATTGGTCTTTGGGATCGAAGAAGCGGTCTACGGTCATTTAAATCAGGCCAAATCATTGAATGTGATCAGTGCAGGTAATGCCCTTTCGAAAGAACTCAACATTACTTATCCCATTGCTCAGGGCCCGATGACCAGGGTGAGCGATGTGGCTCCTTTTGCCAATGCTGTTGCTGAAGCGGGAGCACTTCCTTTTATCGCTCTTTCGCTGTTAAAGGGGGAAACGGCAAAAAATCTGATCATTGAAACGAAAAGACTGGCGGGAAACAAGACTTGGGGCGTTGGAATCCTTGGTTTCGCACCGCAGGAACTGCGTGACGAACAGATGGAATATATTAAAGCGCAAATGCCACCTGTAGTACTCATCGCTGGTGGCAGACCTTCGCAGGCCAAGCCCTTGGAAAAATTAGGAATAAAAACCTTTTTACATGTTCCCTCAGTATCCTTGTTAGACATGTTCCTGAAAGAAGGTGCCAAAAGGTTTGTCTTTGAAGGAAGGGAATGCGGAGGGCATGTTGGGCCTTTATCGAGCATGGTCCTTTGGGAAAAACAAATTGAGCGCCTGTTAAAAGAAGACCATCCCGAGCAGATCAGCGTGTTTTTTGCCGGTGGTATCCACGATAGCTTATCTACTGCTTTTATCGCGGTAATGGCAGCTCCATTAGCTGCAAAAGGCGTGAAAGTAGGGGTGTTGATGGGGACTTCTT comes from the Pedobacter sp. FW305-3-2-15-E-R2A2 genome and includes:
- a CDS encoding polysaccharide lyase; the protein is MKNPTKQFQFTAGILLLAVLAVTSCKKDTKGIAENQEQISVNQKSAALSAAAVSPSLNLTWENRTNGSTYTSSQASSDFGNVSGWQESRAFITNGKDGTNGLRVTLLPNQLSGAGGMVTNVDITDGSAYELDFDVKFHSQFNFSRGGKIGFGFSVGEGNTGGDPGWDGNGGSLRLMWYSPDSNPNRVFFQPYVYHKDQPTEYGDTYTQRFPASGALQKGVWYHVHMYIKSNTGSSTNGRAQIIINGTTILDTDIRWTTNDSKRLINNLTFHTFRGGSQDYWKTSTTDYIYYDNLAVNKIN
- a CDS encoding glycoside hydrolase family 43 protein, whose protein sequence is MRSILAFAILSFSTLSVYSQQSWKPAKSSGNPVFPGWYADPEGAVFDQTYWIYPTFSDRYEKQVFLDAFSSKDLLSWKKHPGILDTAGFKWAKKAVWAPSIIKKDKKYYLLFGANDIQSDQEIGGIGVGVADRPEGPFKDHLGKPLVDKFYNGAQPIDQFVFKDKDGQHYLIYGGWKHCNIAKLNQDFSGFIPFPDGTVFKEITPDNYVEGPYMFMRNGKYYFMWSEGGWTGPDYSVAYAISDSPLGPFKRIGKVLQQDPKIATGAGHHSVIKHPQKNDYYMVYHRRPLGETDGNHRVTCIDRMEFDANGYIKPVKITFEGVKANPIK